GCCTCAGTTTCCGGGATCGAAATAGAAAAGTACCGTATCCCGTATAGCGCAACAATAAAGTTCTACCTTTATCTCATTGCCAGGAAATCCCTAGGCATAGCCTTCGTGACAAAGCTTCTGGAGCGCAACGAGAACATAGGCCTGCTGGCATACAAGAAGCAGCTTGACAAAAACAAAATACCCCAAAGCTTCCATGCAAAGATCGACAGCATAATAAACGACGAGGAAAAACATGAAACTATGCTCCTTGCCGAGACGCGGAAGCACGAGGCGAAGCTCGACTACACTAGGTCCATAGTGTTCGGCATGAACGACGGCCTGGTAGAGATACTTGCGGTGGTAACTGGCCTGGCGATGGTTGCATCGTCAAGCTTCATAGTTGCCATAACCGGCATAATAGTCGGCGTATCCGGAACGCTCTCGATGGCGGCTGGGGCATACCTGTCCTCAAAGTCCGAGATTGTGGTTGAGAAATCCCTGGAGAAGCAGAACGGCAGCGCCACGCGCCCTGCCAAAGATGCGTACTACACCGGGGTGTTCTATTTTCTGGGCGCATTGGTAGCAACCTATCCTTTCATACTTGGCGCATCCGGCTATGCAGGCATAGCCGAAGCAGTAGTCTCGGTGGTGCTGGTGCTTTCGATAGCATCTACGCTTATAGCGGTGATAAGCGACACCGGCATAAAGCGCAGGATAGCCGAGATGCTGGCTGTATCGCTTGGCACTGCGCTTGTAACCGCGCTGATAGGCTTCGCGATAAAGACGTTCCTCGGGGTAGTCATAACCTGAGGACAAGGCATGCTGCCTGCTGCTTGACGCGATTAGCAACTAGGGCTGGGACATTAGAACGCTGCAGGGAATACTGCCCCGAGGCATTATAACTACATTCATAAGATACCAATACATATTCTTCATAAGCATGTCAGGGATATTTGGAGCATAGCAGGCATTGTGAGCATTTTCTTACAGTGCTTCCCCAGACGTTATATCCGTATAAATATTGCCCAAGCCCTTGCTATGCTCATTCATGATACCCCAAATAACGTCTGTCGCAATGCAGTCGATTAAATTGTAAGGTCTTTATCAATATTTGCAATGCTTGCGCTTCTTGTAGCTGGCACCATATTCGGTTTCCTGAAGCACATAAAATACGGCTATTAAAATACGGCTATTTCAAATGACTTCGAAGAGTGTCGGCCGAGCGGAACAGCATCAAAAATGAATGTGTACCGAATGACAGACTTTATGTTAAATGCACCAATTATTTTTGCATGGTGCCACATCAAGGAATTTAAATAACCTATTTATATATTTGCATTGAATAGTGGAATAAACGGATAGGGGTAAATAAATGGCTGGAATGAAGCTTAAGTCGGGCTCTCTCGGCTTCTGGGGTTTGGTATTCTACGCTGTGAGCGTAATATTTCCTGCTGGCGCTTTCGCTGTTACTGGGGTCACGGCAATGACATACGCCGGAACTGCGGCTCCGCTAGCATTCCTCGTAGGCGGTGCAACGCTTTTCCTGGCAATAATCGCGATATACATATTCAGCTCCAAAGTGTCAAACGCAGGAGGCTACTACAAATACGTGGAATCGAGCGTGCACAACAAATACCTTTCGAAAAGCATGGGCCTCTACCAGCTCTTCTGGGTAATAGGGGACATGATAGCAGCAAGCATAATAGTGGGCTGGTTCCTGTGGACCGGGCTCGTGACTCTTACCGGCTATTCACTGCCATTGATTGCAGTTCTTCTTATAGCGTTCATAACTCCAATAATATACTTGATTGTAGGATTCTTCTCTATAAAGGTAAGCCAGAAGCTTGCCCTCATATTCGGGATAATACAGATAGCGTTCTTCCTGCTTCTTGCAATAGCACTAATAGTAAAGGCCCCGTACAATGGGGCGCAGTACTTCAACATAGGAAATTCCACCAACGGGCTTTACGGATTCTTCCTTGCCATGGTGGTAGGCGCATTCCTGGCATATGGCGGATACGGCTCAATTGTGTCGTTCGGTGAGGAAGCCAAGCTCCCGAAGCACACGCTGAAGAAGGCAATAGTAACCGCATTGCTAATAATGGTGGCGTTCGACACGTTCGTGGTGTATGCGCTAGAAGCTGCATCAGGGCCTAACCTCGGAACGGCATTGCAGTTCTTCGCGCCTGGCTTGTACCTCACCAAGGCATATTTCGGAATAGCGCTGACGCTGATAGCGTTTGCAATAGTTGAAATAGCTCAGCTCATGTCTCCTGTACTGTTCGGAAACAGCGCATCAAGGACAATATTTGCTTTGGCCAGGGACGGGCTTCTTCCAAAATCGCTTACAAAAGTGCATCCAAAATACGGGAGCCCTTACATGTCGGTTTTTGTAGTGTTCGCAGTTGTTGTGATAGGGATTATAGTGACTATGGTTCCGCTGGTCGCATTGTACGGCGAATCGAACGGGCTCTTTGACTCGTTCGTAATATGGGGAACTGCCATAACAATATTCACCCTGATATACCACATAGCTACGAACGAATCGCTGCCAATAATGATGCACAGGCTGAAGCGCATGAATGTCGTGAGCCATGTATTGGCTCCGACACTGGGCTCCATAATAATGGCAGTAGCAATATACTATTCGCTGCAGGGCCTTAGCGGTCCGCTTTTGACCGTGCTCGTAATGATCCCGGCATGGATAATAATATCTTTGGCCATAGTGTACGTCAGGCGCAACAAGGTAAAGATGGAGCCTCTGCTTACAAGGGCGCATCCTACGGACAGCATAAGGTAAGGGAAATGGTGGTGCCGGAATTCAGGGGCTTCCCTTTCGTGGTCAACGGCACCGACCGCTTTTACGTCTTGGCCGGAAAAAAACGATACCTCGATTTCTCTGGCTCTGCAATGACTACTGGCTACGACTTCCTTAAAAGCGTAGATTTAGTTTCCCCAGTTAGCACTCTTGTTTTTAGAAGCGCATGGAACGAACGCCTCACCAAAATGCTGAAGCAGATATCTGGAATGAAGAATGTGGTGTACTGCACATCCGGAACCGAAGCCTGCGAGGCCACGCTTTCAAGATATGAAAGGCCAATAATTGCGTTGGAGAACGCCTACCATGGAAAGGGCTATCTATCATATAGGGCATCAAACGGGGCAGGCATAGACAAAAGAAACAAAATGGTGCATCTTAAGGTCCCGCAGGATCCTGAAGAAGAGAGCAATGTGCAGAGCCATAACGAGAAGCTCATCAGCGATGCTGCCAAGGCATTCGACATAGAAGGCTCAACGCTGATATTCGAGCTCGTCCAGTCTGACGGAGGAGTCAACGTGCTATCTGACGGCTTCATAAGCAGCTTAAGGAAGATTGCGTCGGAGCACCATATGCACATGGCGATAGACGAGGTTTATACTGGAATGGGACGGAGCGGGGAGCTCCTTCTTTCGTTAAAAAAGAGGCTTAATCCGGATATGATATGCATTGGCAAGGGAATGGCCGCAGGGCTTCCGCTATCTGCAGTCCTTTACGGCGGGAATTGGAACATATCGTACAACGGCGCATTCGGCATGCAATCAGGAAACATGCTGTGCTCGCGCGCAGCGGTCAAGACCATTTCAGGCCTGACTGAAAAAAGGCTTTCCTTCGTAAGGAAAAAAGGAAAGGAGATAATAAAGCGTCTAAGCTCGATAAGCAACAATAATATAAAATCCGTAAGGGGCATTGGCTTTATGATTGGCGTGGAGCTGACAAAGAATGGAAAGCCTTTGACAGACTACACATATGAGCTAAGGTCCAAGCTGCTTAAGAAAGGTGTGGTGTGCTCCCTTGTAGGGGCTAAAAGCAACATAGTAAAAATAACTCCGCCCCCATATATAGACGAAAAGACTTTGGATGAAGGCATAAATAGAATATCGGCAGTATTGGGTGAATAAATGAAGAATATTCAAAAGAACGTAAAATGCGCATTTTCGATCGGGGATGTAAAAATCAAAGGCGCATCGTTATACAGGGTAAATGCGCCCATGACAGAGCCGTTTTCGATATCTCTAGGCACGCAGTATGATTTCGACGGGCTTTTCGTTGAACTAGAAGGAAAATCAGAAAAGGGCTACGGCGAATGCAGCACCATACCTGAAATCACAGGAGAGTATACCGGCGCTGCTATAGAAACCGCGCAGAGCATACTGCTTTCTATAAACGGGAAGTCCTACGACGGCATAGAGGATTTTTCAGAAAGCATAACAAAAATAATACACGGCAGCAGCGCAGTAAAGAATGCAATAGAAATGGCGGCACATGACCTATATGCAAGGGAAAACTCAGTGCACATCACAAAGCTTCTCGGAGGATCAATGAAGCCTGCAGAAACTAGCATGACGATAACACTGGGAAGCGTAAAAGATGCAATAAAGCAGCTTGAAGCGATACAGAAAAAGAAGCCAAAGGACATAAAGATGAAGATAGGGGTTGACGCAAGGCTTGACATAGCGCGCATAAAAGCGGTTTCTGAGAGGCTTAATGGGGAGAAGTTCTATGTGGATGCCAACCAGGGCTATTCGCTTCAGGATGCGATAAAAGTGGGCAAGGTGCTGAACGACGTAGGCGCAGCATTCTTCGAGCAGCCTATGGACTACAGGGAGCTTGCAAAGATGTCGTACCTAAGAAAGCAGACGGGAATCCCAATAATGCTTGACGAAAGCATAGTGAGCCCAAGAAGCGTTATAGACGCGATAATTGCAGACGCTGCCGATTATGTAAACGTCAAGCTTACCAAGAGCGGAGGCATGCGCCAGGCGCAGAAAACACTGTTCACTGCGCAGGCTTATGGGATAAAGGCGATGGTTGGCTGCATGATAGAGAGCAAGCTCGGGATAGCTGCAAGCCTTGCCGTAGCACTCTCCTCAAAGAACGTGATATTCTACGACCTTGACGGATTCCAGTTCCTGAAGGAGCAGCCCTTTGAATCTGGAATAGAATACAAAAACGGCATGAACATGCTCACAAATGGCAAAGGAATTGCATGCATCAGAAAGTTCTAGCTATTCCGTACATTCTTCATGTGATATGGTGCCCTGGATCCCGATACGCAGCGTAGACAAGCACCTGAACAAGATTGCCCTGAAAATGAAAGACGGCTACGTTTTGACTGTAAAAAGCTTCAAGAAGGACAGGGTCGTCTCAATCAAAAAAGTCGGAGGGGCTTTTGTGGCAGCTAACTTCAAATGTTTTTATCTTATTTTATTAATTTTATGTAATCTTATAACCACAAATGTGGTGATATGTATACATACAATTAAATATATTTCCACACTATAATTTTAATGGTAAGATGGCATACAACAACATGCACGAAATACTCGCCGGCTTGGCAGCCCACAACAAAAGGGTATTCAGCATAAACGATGCAGCAAAGGCTATGGGGAAGCCAAAGCGCTATGCGTCAAAGCTTCTTTCCGCAAATAAGGAAGTAGAAAGAATAGAGCGTGGCAAATACTATATAAAAAGTGGAAATATTGACATATATGAAATTGCTTCGCAAATAGTTTTTCCTTCATATGTAAGCGGATTTGCTGCGCTTAGGTACTATTCTTTAGTAGAACAAGAGATAGTAAAATATACTGTTGTTACAATCAAAAGGCACAAGAGCTTAAAAGTGGCAGGCGCTACAATAGAGTTTGTTACATTTCCAAAAAGCAGGTTCTTTGGCTATAATAAGAACGCTGGGGCTTATATCGCTACTGTTGAAAAAGCAATAGTTGACTCGCTTTATCTCCGTTCCCCTCCATACTCATATGTCTCGGAAGCACTGGACAACGCTTTGCGCAACGGCATGCTTAATGCCAATGCACTAAGGGACTTTGCACGCAAAATGGGGTCTAAAAAAGTTGCTTTGCAGGTAGAATCGCTAATAAATGCGGAAAAGCCAAGGGCACAAAAAGCTACAGCAAGAGCGATTATATGATAGATGAGCAAACATTGGTTGAGCTTGCCGGCAGGTTCAGGGATTCCAGGCAGCTCGAAAGGGACTACTTACTCACCCTGCTGCTTGATGAGATATGCTCCGTTTTTTCGAACGAGCTAGTTTTCAAGGGCGGCACCGCACTTAAATATTTCTATGGGCTCAATAGGTTTTCGGAAGACCTGGATTTTTCATATTCCGGAACTAACGACACTCGTTCTAGAAAGTCAATAAACGACGGAATCTCTATTGCACTGAAGCGCTTTGGTATGCAATATGAAGTAGTCTCGCAGGAGCGGCGGGCCAAAAAGGAAAAGGGTGTCGTTCTTGGTATTAACTACATAATAAGAGTTGCAGGGCCGCTCAACAAGGCACTTGGCCAGCTCCAGAACATAAGCGTAGATTTAAGCCTCAGAAATGATATTATTGAAAAGCCTGTATTGAAATACATGTCGCCGATTTACCCCGACATAACTACATTTTCCGTTCTTACTATGGGCGTGGAAGAGATTCTTGCGGAAAAAATTGCAGCAATAATCGAGAGGGATAAGATGCGCGACATATACGATGCCTATTATCTTGTTGCCATAAGGAAAATAAGATACAACGAAAAACTGCTTTTAAAGAAGCTTGAAAAACGCAATGAGGCATTTGACAAAAAGGCCCTTAGGGAAAAAATAAGCTCAGCGCTAAACAAAATGAAATGGAAATCGGAGCTATCTTACCTAATAGGAGATCTTCCCGAAAATGTCGACGTAGTTTCAAAGCTAAATCTTGCGCTTGGATTAAAACAATAAGAAGGCACTGCGGCAATAGGCCATTTTTAAAAACTATTGGGTTTAATCGATAGCCCTCTATATTTACCTAGGTTATATTATAATATAACCTAGATAAGAAGGTGAAAAGAAAACTAAGGGCATTTTTAAAATCTATAACACCTCCAAAAGACGAAAAGCAACTTAAGGAACTCGTATATGTGGGCGTTGCTCCAAGTTTTAATATAATGCTGAATTACATAAAGGCTACTGCTTCAAATGAAATATACTAAAATATTTGAGAGTTTATTCAACAGCGTGGACTACCCTGTATTTACCTTTAGGGATGCTGAGCTCGCGCTGAAGAAAAAAGGCATAACTAGCGGCCATTTGAGGCTCATGCTGCACAAATATTATGCATCCAATAAGATAAAGCGAATAACGAAGGGAGTATACACATTTCACGATGATGCAATAGTCGTTGGTTTTGCATTCAGGCCATTTTATTATGGACTCGAAAAAGCATTAAGCATTTTAGGCATATCGGAACAAGCAACAAACAACATAGTAATGACTACAAGAAAAGTAAGGACAGGAATAAGGTCATTTAAGGCAGAAACTATAAAGTAGTAAGGATAAAAAGCATGCTTCTTTTCGGCTTTAGCACAATAAAAGCAGGCAGTTTCTGGGTTCCTGTATCGGACCTCTAAAAGACAGTAATAGATATGCCGTACCTAAAGGTGCCAATAAGAGAAGAACTTTATCCAGCAATAGGAAAGAGGCTCGGCAAAAGGAAGTTTAAAGAATATCTGAAAAGATTTGACAAAAGCTTTTCAGAATACGCTAAAAATGGTTAATGCAAATAAAAAGATAAAGCGAATATAAAACGAAGATCAAAAATTATATTCAAGTACTTTAATTTTTGTAATTTATAAAAACAGATTATATCAAATTTTTAGTTAACATAGTTTTATAAAATATTAAATTACTTATAAAGATTGATAAAATGGGATTATTGAAAAAGTTATTTGGTTTTTTGATTATTCTTGTTATAATAGGCCTGATCCTATATTACCTTAATTTGTTTGGAGTAAAAAGCATAATCGAGATACCTGGTTTATCATCTGGAACATTGCCAAATTATCAATTTATAAACAGTTCTTATGGGAACAATGTAAATGCAAATTATAGCTCACAATACAAGATTGCATTAAATATAACAAAGAAGTATAATGAGCCAATAAATAAGACAATACTTTTTACAGGAAATTCAACAAACAGTGAATCAAACTACATGAATCAATATTTGTTCTCAACACAAGGAACAAGCACTTATCTAATAAAATATAATCAATTTTATATTCCAACTTATTTTAATATTACAGATAATTTTGTAAATGGTTCATCATATATACCATCATTAATTGGGAAAATTGTATATTTACAACTTATTGATGCAAATTATCACAATGTTACAATAGAAGCTCCATATACAGTTCAATCAGAAAAAATACAAAATTCATCAGTCACTGGAAAAAGAGTATTCTGGTATCTAACACAAGCAACAGGAATACCAAATTCTACTGCAATAAGTTTTTTTAATGAAGCAAATAATAAAGCATTTCTTTTTAACATTAGTTCTGGCTTAATTGGAATTTATTACAATGAAACAGAAATTTTATATCCTTCAAGGTCATAATTTTAATTATATTTATTATATTTTTATCAGCCACTGTCTTTTTCATAAAATATATATCCATTTACATCTGAAAGTGAAGATGGATATAAATTATTTATTACAATTGGTTCTGAAGGTATATCAATATAGTTGCTTGACCCCTCATCTTTTATTAGTGGGCTTTGTGAAACAAAACCATTGGGTGTGTTATTTAAAGCATAATAATTACATGTTGGTATTTATATGTCAGTATTTAGGGTGGCTCATAATCTAGTCCCATAATAATATACTTTTGAATCATCTACTGTAAAACTCGAACCAGTACTATCACTTTCTTAAAATAAGTGCAACCCTTTACTCATCTAAATAATTATTAGAATATCTAATATATTCTGCGAATAAAGCAAACTACTGCTTCCATGTTCTTGCCTTTGCTCTGGGTAGTAAAGCTTTTAGTTTTTAAGACATATATGCAGTATGTGGTACAATGAGCATATTCAAAAAAAGGCCGCAGAATGACAAGGCGTACGACGAGGAATTGGCCAGAAGTCCAGTCTCAATGGAATTGATAAGGCAACCTCAGAGCAAAGCTGATTGTGAACCTGAAGAACCGAATAAGGCTCAAAAGGACAAGAAAAGAAAAATTTCTAAATACGAAAATGATAAGGGTGAGCTTGTTAAAAGTCCTGTATCTGCTGAAGCCAGGGAGCAAATAGCAAAACAAAGACCGACCGTGCAAATATTCTATGAAGATGAATAATTTGCTTCAATTCTCCTTTTAGCCTTATAATACTTTTAAGAATGTAAACAACGTATAGAGCAAAGCAATAAAGCCGCCCAAACCAAAGATATCATTAGTTTTATAATAATATATTAGAATTACTGATATTATATTAGATACAATTTGGATTGTCGCGTTAGTTATGGCTGCATTGCATGCGATACATTTTATGCAGCATGCGACTCTACGCGCAAAGTGCTATATATCTGATAAAATATTACTAAAATGCAACGCCGCAATGTATGATTAGGTGACACAATTCGAGAATAAAAGGCAGCATAAAGACGGTTCTGGAATGGATGGGCTTAAAGCCGCCCCAAACGAACTCAACCGCCCCAAAGCAAAAAATTTGTTGTGCGGAGCTGAATCTGCGAATGCTAACACAGCCTTAGATCCAACTGCTAGCCTACTGCGTACTGATGACTATCTTGGGCTAGACATGCCAGCCGCGGAGAAGTTGAATATAGTAAAGCTCCAAGAAATGAAAACGAACCCGCCATCGCCAAGATTTGGCGTTGTAATAATCGGAAAAAACGAAGGAGAGACTGTTCCAGAGGTCTTAAGAAAATTAATATCTGCCGAAAACAGTATCCCGGGAAATTTTTTCAATGTATTTGTTGATGACGGGTCCACTGACAGCACAATGGCAAAGGCAATGGAGTTTAACGTCAGCGTAATAAGTAACAAAAAGTCGTTGGGGATCGGCGGCGCAATCAAAAAGGGGTATGAGTTTCTCAAATCTTTTAATCCGGATTACATAATTCAATTGGATTCTGACGGCGAACATCCGGCGGAATACCTGCGTGACCTGATAGCGCCATTAGAAAACAACGAAAGCGATATTGTTATAGGATCTAGATACTGCGGTGGTAGAAATCCAGTCACGTCTCCACTGAAGATTGCAGGGGCAAAGCTGCTTACATTAGGTTTCGCCTTCATCAACCCAAGATACGGATTGAAAGATGTCGCTTCGGGGTTTAGAGCATTCAAATCTGAATATTTGAATAAAGTGTTATTTCTCTCAAACCGTAATTGGGCGGTTGAGTTCCTTGTTAGGGCTATAAAAAGCAATTTAAGAATCAAGGAAATCCCTGTTCCATATCACTTTAGGGAGCATGGCGTTTCACAATTTAACTCACCGTGGCATTACGTAAGGTACTTTTTAAACATCTTTAAGCAATTCGTGAATTCGGTTGACTAAAATCACTTTATTCGGCCAAAATTTAAGGACATTCAATAAATCGCGCAATTTTGAGCTGTAATCAATCATGACCAGGGCCCATATGATTACATTGTAATGACGATTTAATGACCATACGCTTCAAATGCGCAAGGCATTTTTCTGCAACTTTACGTTTAAAACCAGTATTTTGGTGCATTTCTATGCCAAAAATAAACGCTTCCATAAAAACGAAAATCATTATTTTTATTTCATATTTTTGAGCCAAAAAAGGCCTTTAGAGAAAAAGTGCCATTTTTTAAACTGGTTTGGCGCACAATCACCCTTGCTTAACCAGAAAGCCCCGTTTTCCATAAATCTAAAAGAAGAGCTTTTTCCAAAGCACGTTTTCGTTTCAGAAAGATGGAAATACTAAATTTAATCAGTCGCATTGTTAATTTTTTATTTAAATGGAATTTTAACAATTTTAGGACTTAAACGTAATGCTATAAAAAAGCGATAATGTAATAATTAAAGCAAGCAATACCCATACTATTGCTACGCGCTTTATATCCATTACAAATGAAATAATACCCATAATCAAAAACACTATGACCCCAATGGTTACTGCCTTAGCAACATTCACTGTGGCTGCTATTCCTCCGGCTATGGAGCTAACTTGTGCATTTGGAACTTCAACTAACAATATCTGGATACTCGAAAGTTCAAACAATATTCCAGAAAGTAATATAGCAACTATAGCTATAAGCCCTATAAATAAAAACTCCTCTTGCTTCTGATATGGAGAAAATCGTTTCTTTGAATGCTTTTTAACTTTATTACTTTCTAAAGTTTTATTTGAAATCATCCTAACACTTTAATAGAAATTCTAAAACTATTTGATTATATTCTTTACGAGCACCTGAACCTTCTTGTAAATCATGTCCCTTATTTTAACATGCCCGTCATAATCCATGCTCTCTGGGTCAACAATATCCCATAGTATCAGCTTGTCCGACTTCTGCAAATAGCCCGGAAGATCGTTCTTGGCGACCATAGCCACGACAAAATCTGCGTCGTCGACGCCCTCCCTGGTTAGCGGCTTTGATATCTTGTTCTAGACGTCTATGCCAATGTCGTTCATGTACTCTGTGACCTTGGGCCTTACCTCGGCCAAGCTTCCAACCTTCGTAATCCCCGGGCTTCACGCCTGCGCTGCCGGCGGTGCCCCTGCCGTCGGAGAGCTTATTAAATATAGCTTCTGCCATCTGGCTGCGACCGACATTGGCTCTGCAGACGAAAAGAACTTTCATAGAATTACCAACACATTCATAGAAATTCTAAAAGAGTTTTATATATCTACTAATTTGATACCTAACTCTTCCCGCTTTTCTTTTACTGGACCATCGAATGTAAGCAACGCTGCGTTTCTAGATAAACTCAATGAAACATAAAGTGCATCATATATCGATATTCTATAATCGACAGCAATCCGGGCGGCGTCCTTCACA
Above is a window of Candidatus Micrarchaeum acidiphilum ARMAN-2 DNA encoding:
- a CDS encoding amino acid permease — its product is MAGMKLKSGSLGFWGLVFYAVSVIFPAGAFAVTGVTAMTYAGTAAPLAFLVGGATLFLAIIAIYIFSSKVSNAGGYYKYVESSVHNKYLSKSMGLYQLFWVIGDMIAASIIVGWFLWTGLVTLTGYSLPLIAVLLIAFITPIIYLIVGFFSIKVSQKLALIFGIIQIAFFLLLAIALIVKAPYNGAQYFNIGNSTNGLYGFFLAMVVGAFLAYGGYGSIVSFGEEAKLPKHTLKKAIVTALLIMVAFDTFVVYALEAASGPNLGTALQFFAPGLYLTKAYFGIALTLIAFAIVEIAQLMSPVLFGNSASRTIFALARDGLLPKSLTKVHPKYGSPYMSVFVVFAVVVIGIIVTMVPLVALYGESNGLFDSFVIWGTAITIFTLIYHIATNESLPIMMHRLKRMNVVSHVLAPTLGSIIMAVAIYYSLQGLSGPLLTVLVMIPAWIIISLAIVYVRRNKVKMEPLLTRAHPTDSIR
- a CDS encoding aminotransferase class-III, with product MDNNIFGHSVRQAQQGKDGASAYKGASYGQHKVREMVVPEFRGFPFVVNGTDRFYVLAGKKRYLDFSGSAMTTGYDFLKSVDLVSPVSTLVFRSAWNERLTKMLKQISGMKNVVYCTSGTEACEATLSRYERPIIALENAYHGKGYLSYRASNGAGIDKRNKMVHLKVPQDPEEESNVQSHNEKLISDAAKAFDIEGSTLIFELVQSDGGVNVLSDGFISSLRKIASEHHMHMAIDEVYTGMGRSGELLLSLKKRLNPDMICIGKGMAAGLPLSAVLYGGNWNISYNGAFGMQSGNMLCSRAAVKTISGLTEKRLSFVRKKGKEIIKRLSSISNNNIKSVRGIGFMIGVELTKNGKPLTDYTYELRSKLLKKGVVCSLVGAKSNIVKITPPPYIDEKTLDEGINRISAVLGE
- a CDS encoding Mandelate racemase/muconate lactonizing protein → MKNIQKNVKCAFSIGDVKIKGASLYRVNAPMTEPFSISLGTQYDFDGLFVELEGKSEKGYGECSTIPEITGEYTGAAIETAQSILLSINGKSYDGIEDFSESITKIIHGSSAVKNAIEMAAHDLYARENSVHITKLLGGSMKPAETSMTITLGSVKDAIKQLEAIQKKKPKDIKMKIGVDARLDIARIKAVSERLNGEKFYVDANQGYSLQDAIKVGKVLNDVGAAFFEQPMDYRELAKMSYLRKQTGIPIMLDESIVSPRSVIDAIIADAADYVNVKLTKSGGMRQAQKTLFTAQAYGIKAMVGCMIESKLGIAASLAVALSSKNVIFYDLDGFQFLKEQPFESGIEYKNGMNMLTNGKGIACIRKF
- a CDS encoding glycosyl transferase family 2 produces the protein MDGLKAAPNELNRPKAKNLLCGAESANANTALDPTASLLRTDDYLGLDMPAAEKLNIVKLQEMKTNPPSPRFGVVIIGKNEGETVPEVLRKLISAENSIPGNFFNVFVDDGSTDSTMAKAMEFNVSVISNKKSLGIGGAIKKGYEFLKSFNPDYIIQLDSDGEHPAEYLRDLIAPLENNESDIVIGSRYCGGRNPVTSPLKIAGAKLLTLGFAFINPRYGLKDVASGFRAFKSEYLNKVLFLSNRNWAVEFLVRAIKSNLRIKEIPVPYHFREHGVSQFNSPWHYVRYFLNIFKQFVNSVD